The following DNA comes from Chloroflexota bacterium.
CGAAGGCACCGCCGTCGTAGTAACCGATGTAGCCGGCTCCGCTCTCAGCATCCTCCATAACACCTTCGTACACTGGCGGAAGCGCCACACCCACGCTGCCGACCACCTTGGAACGCTCCGGATCTGTCGCGATCCAGGCAGCGTTCTCACCGTATATCCAGCCTTGGGCAGCGCGGCCGGCGGCGAAGGATGCAGCCACCTCGTCCCACGTACTGCTGGTGGTTTCCGGCGGGGCATACTCCAACATACTGACCCAGAACTCCAGGGCTTCCTTGGCGCGGTCGCTGTTCATCTCGCCACCTTCAGCCTCAGACGCCTTGTAGTTGTCCATGTTGATACCCCAGTTATAGACACCAAAGCTGGGGAGAATGGTCTCAAACACCTCGTAGAAGGAGGACACGTGGCCTGAGGCAGCCTGTACCGTGGTTCCCCACAGTTCCATGTCGTTCTCCTCAGCGTATTTGGTGAAGAACTCGGCGTTGTCTCGATACTGATCGAAGGTCGTGGCCGGCGCCAGGTCATAGCCATACTGCTCATTGAAGGCAGCCTGGACATCGGCGTCCTCGAACAGATCCTTGCGATAGAGGTTGATCTTGATGAAGGCCTCCATCGGGACGCCATAGACGTCGCCGGTATCGGGGTCCTTGAAGTTGTCGATGAACGTGGTGAACTTGCTCAGATCAAAACCCTCGTACCGGAGCTCCGGATTATCTTCCAGAAGCTGGCTGATATTGGTCAGATAATCGTTGGCCAGGGCGGCGTAGATGAAGTCCTGCTCGGTATACCAGTAGTCATAGATACCGGTGCCGGCCTCCATGTCCTTGATGCCCTTGTCGTACATCTGATCCCATGAAGTCAGCTCGTGCTCGACCTTGATGCCGGTCTCCTCGGTGAAAGCGGGCGCCAGCACGTCGGCTGCATAGGTCGAAGGGGGTGTGCTTTCGCTTACACCCCGGATGGTCGTATCAACGCAGCCGGCTGCTTTCGCAGCCTCGGCCCACCAGTTCATCTCCTCGGCCGGGGCGGCAGCTTCAGGTTCGGCCTCCTCTGCAGTAGGGGGTTCAGCTGGAAGCTGCGCAGGTACAGCGGGAGCCACACAACCAACCACCATGGTGGCGATTAACAAAACGGCCAGGGTGATCCAAAATTGGGAACGCATGGATGTCTCCTCCTTTGAGAGTTGAGCAGGGCCAGCAGCTTTGCTGACCCAAATTGTTTTTTTTGCCCTCTGGCCCAACTTGAGCAGCTGGTTTGGTCCCAACACACTGCCCTTCGTTCACAGGCTGGAGGATAGTCACGCCGACAAGTTTGAGTTTGCGCTCACCTCCTTTTTCGTTCGCCATCCCGGAAGTGATGATCAAATTGGGGTATCGATTCGAGCCGGGAAGCTCACCACCATGTCCAGAATGGGCCTCGGCGGTCAAACGACCGCAGTGAAGGAAAACGAGTGCGTGGCACTCGTGCGACAACTTGAGGTGCCTGTCGGATGGACATAGAAGTGGCAGGAAGGAACAGACACCCTTCTAGAGTATATACGTAGCTGAGAGGAAAAACTATGATCTAGATCATGTTCTTGAGGAAAAAAAGAGATAATGCAAATTTGTTTCTGTAATAGTGAGAATGGGCGT
Coding sequences within:
- a CDS encoding extracellular solute-binding protein, which gives rise to MRSQFWITLAVLLIATMVVGCVAPAVPAQLPAEPPTAEEAEPEAAAPAEEMNWWAEAAKAAGCVDTTIRGVSESTPPSTYAADVLAPAFTEETGIKVEHELTSWDQMYDKGIKDMEAGTGIYDYWYTEQDFIYAALANDYLTNISQLLEDNPELRYEGFDLSKFTTFIDNFKDPDTGDVYGVPMEAFIKINLYRKDLFEDADVQAAFNEQYGYDLAPATTFDQYRDNAEFFTKYAEENDMELWGTTVQAASGHVSSFYEVFETILPSFGVYNWGINMDNYKASEAEGGEMNSDRAKEALEFWVSMLEYAPPETTSSTWDEVAASFAAGRAAQGWIYGENAAWIATDPERSKVVGSVGVALPPVYEGVMEDAESGAGYIGYYDGGAFAMPHSSKNPLCSLLWLQYVGQEEVQPEWAVAGSRIVMDSTYDAPEVVEVDTITDGYFTMMEDQGYLFRGAPPFPFHAQVREVIAPFIWQAITGEMSAADAMDAAAAAADAELVNLGYGE